One window of the Triticum dicoccoides isolate Atlit2015 ecotype Zavitan chromosome 3B, WEW_v2.0, whole genome shotgun sequence genome contains the following:
- the LOC119274227 gene encoding transcription factor bHLH162-like isoform X1, producing MEMQAKAARGGKRSRTSGGTTTTRVVERKEAERERRQHMKALCAKLTSLIPKEHFSNPDTMTRLGSLDEAASYIKKLKERVDELQHRRNSAQAMAAARGASGASTPTTTPTTSGGAGSPEGEKHWEALAPVVEVQQHDDTSMDVVLVCSTERPIMLHQVITILEEEGAEVVNANHSVVGHKIFYTIHSRVCTYIGLQLENWHRCFKCFRKTESIGMIVNLFV from the exons ATGGAGATGCAGGCGAAGGCAGCGAGGGGCGGGAAGAGGAGCAGGACGAGCGGCGGCACGACCACGACGAGGGTGGTGGAGAGGAAGGAGGCGGAGAGGGagaggaggcagcacatgaaggcgCTCTGCGCCAAGCTCACCTCCCTCATCCCAAAAGAGCACTTCTCCAACCCT GATACGATGACCCGGCTAGGCAGCCTGGATGAGGCTGCGTCATACATCAAGAAGCTCAAAGAGAGGGTGGACGAGCTGCAACATAGGAGGAACTCTGCACAAGCAATGGCTGCCGCAAGAGGGGCTAGTGGTGCCTCAACGCCCACCACCACCCCTACCACGAGTGGTGGTGCGGGGTCACCAGAAGGAGAGAAACATTGGGAGGCATTGGCACCGGTGGTGGAGGTGCAACAACACGATGATACAAGCATGGATGTGGTGCTGGTATGCAGCACAGAGAGGCCGATCATGCTCCACCAGGTGATCACCATCCTCGAGGAAGAAGGCGCCGAGGTCGTCAATGCCAATCACTCCGTTGTTGGCCACAAAATCTTCTACACCATACACTCCAGGGTATGTACATATATAG GCCTTCAGCTCGAGAATTGGCATAGATGTTTCAAGTGTTTCCGAAAGACTGAGAGCATTGGTATGATAGTAAATTTGTTTGTATAA
- the LOC119274227 gene encoding transcription factor bHLH162-like isoform X2, translating to MEMQAKAARGGKRSRTSGGTTTTRVVERKEAERERRQHMKALCAKLTSLIPKEHFSNPDTMTRLGSLDEAASYIKKLKERVDELQHRRNSAQAMAAARGASGASTPTTTPTTSGGAGSPEGEKHWEALAPVVEVQQHDDTSMDVVLVCSTERPIMLHQVITILEEEGAEVVNANHSVVGHKIFYTIHSRAFSSRIGIDVSSVSERLRALV from the exons ATGGAGATGCAGGCGAAGGCAGCGAGGGGCGGGAAGAGGAGCAGGACGAGCGGCGGCACGACCACGACGAGGGTGGTGGAGAGGAAGGAGGCGGAGAGGGagaggaggcagcacatgaaggcgCTCTGCGCCAAGCTCACCTCCCTCATCCCAAAAGAGCACTTCTCCAACCCT GATACGATGACCCGGCTAGGCAGCCTGGATGAGGCTGCGTCATACATCAAGAAGCTCAAAGAGAGGGTGGACGAGCTGCAACATAGGAGGAACTCTGCACAAGCAATGGCTGCCGCAAGAGGGGCTAGTGGTGCCTCAACGCCCACCACCACCCCTACCACGAGTGGTGGTGCGGGGTCACCAGAAGGAGAGAAACATTGGGAGGCATTGGCACCGGTGGTGGAGGTGCAACAACACGATGATACAAGCATGGATGTGGTGCTGGTATGCAGCACAGAGAGGCCGATCATGCTCCACCAGGTGATCACCATCCTCGAGGAAGAAGGCGCCGAGGTCGTCAATGCCAATCACTCCGTTGTTGGCCACAAAATCTTCTACACCATACACTCCAGG GCCTTCAGCTCGAGAATTGGCATAGATGTTTCAAGTGTTTCCGAAAGACTGAGAGCATTGGTATGA